One window of the Desulfatiglans sp. genome contains the following:
- a CDS encoding porin family protein, translated as MKKLFVLVLTIVFLSISSFATAGNESGPYIGGSLGYSSLDVAINAIEEEDVNFDDDDMGFKVFAGYNFGQIPMFDFAIEGSYVDFGGAATDDIPDLDVDITAYDIFGVACYNIGPVGIFGKVGHVWWKMDSSLSDVLNESAGDMAYGLGLKFQFSSVAVRAEYERFKFDIDNVGSDINLDFISVGLSWTF; from the coding sequence ATGAAAAAATTATTCGTGCTGGTTTTGACAATTGTATTTCTGTCTATTTCAAGTTTTGCTACAGCAGGCAATGAAAGCGGCCCATATATCGGTGGGTCTCTGGGTTATTCATCTCTGGATGTCGCTATTAACGCGATTGAGGAAGAAGATGTGAATTTTGATGATGATGACATGGGTTTCAAGGTGTTTGCCGGTTATAATTTCGGGCAGATTCCAATGTTTGATTTTGCCATTGAAGGCTCGTATGTTGATTTTGGTGGCGCTGCTACAGATGATATTCCCGATTTGGATGTAGATATTACAGCATATGATATATTCGGGGTAGCCTGCTACAATATCGGGCCTGTTGGAATATTTGGCAAGGTTGGTCATGTCTGGTGGAAAATGGATTCCAGCCTTTCGGATGTATTGAATGAATCCGCCGGTGACATGGCATATGGCTTGGGTCTTAAGTTTCAGTTCAGCTCTGTGGCAGTCCGAGCTGAATATGAGAGGTTTAAATTTGATATAGATAATGTTGGTTCAGATATTAACCTTGATTTTATTTCCGTAGGGTTATCCTGGACCTTTTAA
- a CDS encoding rubrerythrin family protein, protein MGSLKGTRTEKNLLTAFAGESQARNRYNFFASQAKKDGYEQMAFIFEETANQEKEHAKRLFKFLEGGDVEITAAFPAGIIGSTLENLIASAAGEHHEHTEMYPSFAKIADEEGFTDIAKVFRNIAVAEKQHEKRYNALAANIKNKKVFEKDKDTVWRCRNCGFIWSGAQAPEECPACAHPRAHFEILGENY, encoded by the coding sequence ATGGGAAGTTTAAAGGGAACCAGGACAGAAAAAAATCTACTTACAGCATTTGCAGGGGAGTCACAGGCCAGAAACCGTTATAATTTTTTTGCCAGCCAGGCCAAGAAAGATGGTTATGAACAGATGGCCTTTATCTTTGAAGAGACAGCCAATCAGGAAAAGGAGCACGCAAAAAGGCTGTTTAAGTTTCTTGAGGGAGGAGATGTTGAAATAACCGCTGCCTTTCCCGCTGGTATTATAGGGAGCACCCTTGAGAACCTGATTGCCTCAGCAGCAGGAGAACATCATGAGCATACAGAGATGTATCCATCCTTTGCAAAGATAGCTGACGAGGAGGGGTTTACTGATATAGCCAAGGTATTCAGGAATATTGCTGTTGCTGAAAAGCAGCATGAGAAGAGATATAATGCCCTTGCAGCAAATATCAAAAACAAGAAGGTCTTTGAAAAAGATAAAGACACTGTATGGCGTTGCAGGAATTGCGGTTTTATCTGGTCAGGGGCACAGGCGCCGGAAGAATGCCCGGCATGCGCACACCCAAGGGCCCATTTTGAGATCCTGGGAGAAAATTATTAA
- a CDS encoding sigma 54-interacting transcriptional regulator: protein MIPVTELLNQNNFLKNLFDSMPCGVMVLDKERRVQAINNIMERTFGISLSDVIKQRGGEALKCIHALESIRGCGFSDECSQCMIRRTAIDALGGSRIEKNRATAQFYINGIERDIDLLISAAPLDHEGERLAIIILEDITELNELKRRLKAETSFAGIIGSSAVMNELFRTVRDLADINVPVLIQGESGTGKELVASAIHNEGNRADKPFVPVNCAALPEGILESELFGHEKGAFTGAIRDKKGRFELADSGTLFLDEVGELPKTVQAKLLRVLQEGCFERVGSEKSKRVDVRIISATNRDLRSEVKKGTFRQDLFYRLAVVPVIIPPLKNRRDDIPALVEHFLEEFTDHGSDKRGGGISKSALNMMMDYPWPGNIRELQSAIRFALVKSGGKTIGIHHLPLEILEWQGSRPSRGPVKKLETASVDDALKRSGGNKAKAARLLGVGRATLYRFLVDFNNVS, encoded by the coding sequence ATGATACCTGTTACAGAATTACTGAATCAGAACAATTTTTTAAAGAATCTTTTTGATTCCATGCCCTGCGGTGTCATGGTCCTCGATAAAGAAAGAAGGGTTCAGGCAATCAATAACATTATGGAGCGCACATTCGGGATATCTCTATCTGATGTTATAAAACAGAGAGGTGGAGAGGCGCTCAAATGCATACATGCCCTTGAAAGCATCAGGGGATGCGGCTTCTCTGATGAATGCAGCCAGTGCATGATCAGGAGGACAGCCATTGATGCCCTGGGCGGAAGCAGGATAGAAAAAAACAGGGCAACAGCACAATTTTACATTAATGGCATTGAGAGGGACATTGACCTGCTCATAAGCGCTGCACCACTCGACCATGAGGGTGAAAGGCTCGCCATAATCATACTTGAAGACATAACAGAGCTGAATGAATTAAAGAGGCGTCTAAAGGCAGAAACAAGTTTTGCGGGCATCATTGGCAGCAGCGCTGTTATGAATGAGCTTTTCCGTACTGTAAGGGATTTAGCGGACATAAATGTTCCTGTACTCATACAGGGTGAAAGCGGCACGGGCAAGGAGCTTGTTGCCTCTGCCATACATAATGAAGGAAACAGGGCGGATAAGCCCTTTGTGCCGGTCAACTGTGCGGCTCTTCCTGAGGGTATCCTTGAAAGCGAACTCTTCGGACATGAAAAGGGGGCATTCACAGGGGCAATAAGGGATAAAAAGGGTCGTTTTGAGCTGGCAGACAGCGGCACTCTCTTTCTGGATGAGGTAGGGGAGCTGCCAAAGACCGTTCAGGCAAAGCTATTAAGGGTACTGCAGGAGGGCTGTTTTGAAAGGGTCGGGTCTGAAAAATCAAAAAGGGTGGATGTCAGGATAATAAGTGCTACAAACCGAGACCTTAGGTCAGAGGTGAAAAAAGGTACATTCAGGCAGGATCTCTTCTACCGCCTTGCTGTTGTCCCGGTCATAATCCCTCCCTTAAAAAACCGAAGGGATGATATTCCTGCTTTGGTGGAACACTTTCTTGAGGAGTTCACTGACCATGGAAGTGACAAACGGGGCGGAGGCATTTCTAAAAGCGCCCTGAATATGATGATGGATTATCCCTGGCCAGGCAACATACGGGAGCTTCAAAGCGCCATAAGATTTGCTCTTGTAAAATCAGGTGGAAAAACAATAGGCATCCACCATCTCCCCCTTGAGATCCTTGAATGGCAGGGCAGCCGCCCATCAAGGGGACCTGTAAAAAAACTGGAAACAGCTTCTGTGGATGATGCCTTAAAAAGATCAGGGGGCAACAAGGCAAAGGCAGCCAGACTGTTGGGCGTGGGGAGGGCAACTCTATACAGATTCCTTGTGGATTTCAATAATGTTTCATGA